TAAAATTCTTGTAGCGTTTCGCACATGCATAGTAGTGTGGATGCTTTTTTAATCATAAATTGCGGTTTTAATGAGAAATTACACCATGACAGCTCGCTAGCCCTCAAATTTAGTTTTTAAACTTAGGTAAAAAGTTAAAGTAGTGAATCAAGACATTCTCTCATTTGTTCCCAAACCTCTAAAAGATGAACTAGATGTCAATTTTAAGCACTGTGAGATTCTTTTGCAACGCCAAACAAATCACGTTGTTAGACTTAAACGCTTGGAGTTTATCTTGGGAATTAAGATACACACAGGGTGCGTTGTCGATGGAAATGAGGCGCAAGGAGTTTAGGTATTGTTGCAATGGCTTGGGGTTGTAGGTGTGCTGTTGGAAGATTTATAGACACACTGCCTTAGCCTCTTTGTTTAAATATTGAAACTACAGGCAGGGAGTGGGGTTTTTGGGAAAATTTAATTACATCGCTTTAGCCAAAGGGACTTTTGGCTTGACAATAGAAACTGAATACTCAGTATCTTCAACAAGGTTACGCACACATGAGTAACACTTTCCCAATATAAACCCATGGCGCTTTCATAGTCATTGGTAGCATCCCCCAAAAAAGCAAGGGCGCGCGCCTTACAATAGGTAATCCACGCCTCTAAATCTTGTGTCTTAACACCCCACTAGAACGGATGATCTGAATTGTCAAAAAAATTATGTAACCTTGCCCCGCATTTTCGCCATTGTCAATTATATTTGTAACAAAGTCGTTACTTAGGGGCGAGAGATCCATGAAACCGGGTGGATTGTGTATATCGATGAATTTAAAATCCTAAAAAACGGCGCGATGTTAAAGAAGTCTATGATCGTGGTGTTTTTAGTAGTGGGCGTGCTGGGTGCTCAGGCAACACTTTTAGAGCAAGCAGAGGTAGCTTATAAGAGGAAAGACTACCCCAAAGCTTTTAAACTTTACAAACAGGAGGCACAAAGAGGAGAGGCGCAGGCGTTCTATCATTTGGGCTTGATGTATTACTATGGGCAATATGTAAATATGGATATAAAGGGCAAAAAAGCCTTTAACTACTTTAAGAAAGCCGGAGAGATGGGGGTAGCAGATGCCTATCTTGAGCTAGCAGACATGGTCGCAGATGGCAGAATAGCCAAAAATGCTAAGGGAGAGCCTTTTGCTTGCGAGAAAGCACTGTCATATGCTAACAAAGCCCTAGAGTTGAACCCAAAGAGGGCAGGTATCTATGAAAGAGTTGGATTTCTTTATCTTAGAGTTCAATGGAACAACCATACTTGCAGTCTTAAAGACTTTAGCCAATACTCCCAAGAAGTCCAATACAAGCAAAAAATTTTTCAAAAGGGGTCGTCTTATCTTGAAAAGGCGGGGGAAATGGGCGACTTTAATGCCTACACAACACTAGGCTACTATTATGCTGCGGGCGATTTCAGATTTGAGCGTAGCTTTAAAAAAGCCAAGCAATACTATCTTAAGGCAGTAGCGGTGCTAGAAAAAGCAGGGGTAAAGGGGGATAGCCAAGCCTATAATGAGCTGGGATTGATTTATCAAGATGAGAGCAGCAATCTTAGCACGGGGACTATCCTAGAAAATAGGCATAAAGCGGTGGCGTATTTTCAAAAGGCGGCGGCGATGGGGAATGCCTACGCCTACGCCAACATGGGAAAGTATGTAGATGAGAATAAGGCGATGGAGTATTACAAAAAGGCAGGGGAGTTAGGGGACGCACAGGGGTATATCAAGTTGGCACAAATGGAAGGGACACTGCTTAGCAAGAGTTTAGAGTATTTAAAAGCGACGGGAGATTTGGGAGATGAGGATGGTTATGGCATGCTTGGCGATATTTATTTTTATGGCGGTTGGGAAAAGGATGAAAATGACCCTAGTGCTCCCCATATCCCACGCGATTACAAAAAGGCAGCACATTACTACCAAAAATGCGCGGACATGGGGAATGCCTATTGTTATCTATCGTTAGCAAGCATGTATCAAAAGGGCTTAGGGGTGCCAAAAGATACCAAAAAAGCGCGCGCATACGAGGGGCATGGGAGGGATATCCTGTGTGTGGGAGAGGACTTGGATGATTATTGTGAGTGAGGGGAGGAATCGCTTTTCCACTCTGGGTGTCTCTTTTGGATGGCTTCTAAGAGAGTTTTTGCGCTGTAAGGGCAGACATAAACTTTAGGGACATCTTTTTGTGTGAAATATTTAATGGGGCGATACTTTTTATAATAGTCATTGGTGTATGCTCCATTGGCATCCACAACAAAGGTCGCTGTGTTGTCATCTAAAAATTTAAGATAGGTGATGCTACCACTAGGATTGATCTCTCCATCTTCCTCCCAAATCCTCAAGCGCTCTGATTTTGTCAGATCACCTCCCAAGTCGCTAAGAGTTTCTATGAGGTTGGTATAAACGATGGTAAAAATATCTCCCTTCACCTTGACATCTATAACGCGCCCAAACCTCGCGCTCTCTATATACTCCTCACCATCTAAACTATCTCCTTGATTAGCTGCTAACAAAGTGGGTTTATAATAGAGATTATAGTTTGGGTAGTTGGGCAATTCTTTAGTACCGTTTGGGTTTAGATCTAAAAGCTTTTGACAATCCCTAGGATGATCCACAAAGACCTTATCCCAAAAGGAACGCCCCCTAGAATCTGTGAGATTTGTATTAACTTTTAAAATCCTAGAGTCAGAAATATCGCCTTTGGTGAAGACAAATTGTTGGGGGATTGGATAGTAAATAGGATGGCCTTTGGTATCCACAAGATCATTGCCCTTAGAATCCATTAACAAAGAATCGATTTTGATGGTTTTAATCTCATACGACCCATCATTAACACTCTCTTCGTCTATATTGTCCGTGGCATTTAAGAGTAATGTCAAGAGTAAAAAGATGAGAAATTTCATTTTGTTCCTTGTTTGTCCATGTTCTTCTAGTCGGCACTAAAAGGGCAGTGATCCCGCTCTGAATCTGAGCTATACTTTTTGCATGCCTCTTGCAGTGCATTGAGATTGAGAAACTTGCGCCTACCTTTTGCAAAGCATGCACGCCTTAACTTATACAAGAGCGTAGCATTACCAAAATCTCCGTATCCGTTGTCTGTATATGTTCCTAAGAAATCATCCAGCCCCTCCTTGCCTTGCTAGCATCTCCATAGGGGCATTTCTGCGCTTATGTCCCCACTCCTCGCGTTACCCTCAACAGCTTCAAGCGCACGCAAAATCTCCAAGAGGAGCGCGAAGTTAGGGCCTATATCCTCAAAAACATGGGCGATTTTGACATCACTAAAAGAATCCACACCCCCCAAGAGAAACACCGCATCGTGAATTTCATAATGGGCACACAGCAACATTTCGCCGTGGCTTTGGTGGTGCGTGTTCTCTTAGAAGCGCGCGGAGAGTTTGAAAAAAGCAATGTCCAAGTCTCCAACATGGCCAATAAAATCCTCAAATGGATGCGCTTGTATCAAGAAAAGGGCATGGAAGGTCTGCAGAGCAAGGTGGGCAAACAACCCGGACAACATGAAAGCAAACGCAAATTTAATTTAGAACTGATTAAAGAAGCGATTTTAGCTTTGGGCAGCAGCGGGGGGCATCATTGTTATAGCACATACTACCGCTATTATTTAGAATTAGAACGCGCCAAAAACCCCCATTTCAGCGCGCATTACTCCAAGTTCGTAGACCACGCCCGCAGGCTGATTGAGGGGGATAAGCGCATCCAAATCTTTTTAAAAAAGGGCAAAGACGGGTTATTGCAACGCTACCCAGTGGGTGTCAAGCAAAAAGAATACATCAATGCAGAATGGCAAGTAGATAGCACGCGCATCGATTTTATGATGAAAATCAAAGACCCTAGCGCTAAAAAGGGCTACCGCGTGGCGCGCAAGGTCTTAAGCGCGGTGATTGACTCTTTTAGCGGAAGCGCATTTGCCCAATTAATTGACTCCAACTCCAGCACCTCCCAGCTTAAAGTGCTTTTCAACGCCTTTAAACGCTTGGGCGTGCCTGATAAAATCCGCCATGACAATGGAAGCGATTATGCCAGCGCGCATTATCAAGGCTTTCTGAAAGCCAATAAGATTGAGAGCGTGGCGTGTACGCCTTATGAAGGCCGCCAAAAAGGTAAGATTGAGCGCTTTTTTGGGGTCTTGCATAGCAAATTAGAATGGCTCCCCGGCTATATCGGCAATGATGTGAGCAAACGCCAAAAAATCGAAGCCCAAAACGCGAGCAAAAAAGACACCCTAAGCGGGAAAGCCACACGAATCAATGAGGATGAGCTACTTTTTGAGGACGAGCTCCAATACATCATCGAGCACACTCTAGCCCAGCAATATAACAACTACACCGCCCACGCCCCGCTCATTCCTAGCGCTGATGAGTTGGCCAAGATTTATAGCACTTTGGGCAAATCGCACACCCGCACCGTGCGCGCCTTTGGTGTGGAAATTAACAACCAAACCTACACCAGCGCGCAAATCTGGGAAAAATGCGCCATAGGCGATAGCGTGGTTGTGGTTGAAAACCCTGATGACCCCGCTCAAGTCAGCCTTTACACCCCTAATAAGGAGTTTATTGGAGTGGCTAACTCTACGCATTTGGGCGCAGAGTGCATGGATTTAGAGGAATTTAGAAAAACCAAGTCGCATTATTTAAAAACTCAGGTCAATCCGTTCTTAAAATCCATCACAGATGCCAGAATTAAAGCCAGCGCGCACAGAAAGAAAAAGGTGGGTGAAATTCTAGCCCAAAGAGTCGAGCAGAAAAAACCCCTCCAAGAGGCGATGAGCAAACAAGAAAAAATCAAACAAACCCTAGAACAAATCAGAAAGGCGGCAGGTTATGAGTGACTAGGCCATATGCAGGGCTTTTACAAGCCTTGCCTATGCTCTAGCGTGCAAGAGCGGGGCAAATTTTAACAAGGAAAGGAAAAAGTAGATTTGGGTTTTTAGGGGGCTTGCGACCCCGCCTATTAAACGCGTTAAACGCGCATTTAACGGGTATTGAATGGTTTTAAACATTTTATTGAAGAAAGGGCATTAAATGCATTTAGGAAAAGAATTAGAGGCCTTTATTTCTGAGTTTGGGCTCTCTCAAGCCCAAGTAGCGCGCAGCATCAACAAAAGCCCCGCGCTCATCTCAAGTTACATCAAGGGCACTTACAAGGCCAAAGATGTCAGCCAGCTAGAAAAAAGTTTGCAGGATTTTATGCTCAGCTACCGCACCAACGCCACACAAAGGCATGAGATCGCTCAATTTGGGATTAAACCCCTAGAAAACTTTAAAAACGCGCATTTCATTATTGATCAAGCGGTGGTGTGCCAAGAGTCCTGCCTGCTTTATGGACAAGCAGGAAGTGGCAAAAGTGAAAGCTTGAAGGCTTACGCTCAAAAGACCCCACAGAGCGTTTTGTTGGAGGTTGTCCCAGAGGTGAGCAATAAGGACTTTTTAAAAGGCCTTTGTGAACTTTTGGGAGCAAGTCCGGCCAAAAGTGTAGCCCAAACCATCTTAAATTTGTCTAAACGATTGGGCGAGCGCGAGAGTATTTTGCTCGTGGATGAGGCCGAACACCTCAAAACTTCCAGCCTAGAAGCTCTGCGCCGCCTGCAAGATTTTACCAACACCCCTATGGTGCTCTGTGGCACGCCCCAGTTGCTCAAAAATCTCAAGGGGAAAAATGGGGAGCTTTTGCAACTTTATAGCCGTATTTCTCTCAAATACGAGTTTGGCGCGCCTTCTAAGGCAGACTTTAATCTCCTCTTTGGAGATTTGGGCGCGCCTTTGCAAGCTATCACCAACAACTTGCGCCGTGCGTGCAAAATTTACAAAATGGCGACTCGTTTTGCTCAAATTAATGGGGGAGATTTGGACCAAAGTATCCAAGTTGTCGCCTCTATGTCTATTTTGGATTAGGGCGCG
This portion of the Helicobacter felis ATCC 49179 genome encodes:
- a CDS encoding tetratricopeptide repeat protein, which gives rise to MYIDEFKILKNGAMLKKSMIVVFLVVGVLGAQATLLEQAEVAYKRKDYPKAFKLYKQEAQRGEAQAFYHLGLMYYYGQYVNMDIKGKKAFNYFKKAGEMGVADAYLELADMVADGRIAKNAKGEPFACEKALSYANKALELNPKRAGIYERVGFLYLRVQWNNHTCSLKDFSQYSQEVQYKQKIFQKGSSYLEKAGEMGDFNAYTTLGYYYAAGDFRFERSFKKAKQYYLKAVAVLEKAGVKGDSQAYNELGLIYQDESSNLSTGTILENRHKAVAYFQKAAAMGNAYAYANMGKYVDENKAMEYYKKAGELGDAQGYIKLAQMEGTLLSKSLEYLKATGDLGDEDGYGMLGDIYFYGGWEKDENDPSAPHIPRDYKKAAHYYQKCADMGNAYCYLSLASMYQKGLGVPKDTKKARAYEGHGRDILCVGEDLDDYCE
- a CDS encoding DDE-type integrase/transposase/recombinase → MGDFDITKRIHTPQEKHRIVNFIMGTQQHFAVALVVRVLLEARGEFEKSNVQVSNMANKILKWMRLYQEKGMEGLQSKVGKQPGQHESKRKFNLELIKEAILALGSSGGHHCYSTYYRYYLELERAKNPHFSAHYSKFVDHARRLIEGDKRIQIFLKKGKDGLLQRYPVGVKQKEYINAEWQVDSTRIDFMMKIKDPSAKKGYRVARKVLSAVIDSFSGSAFAQLIDSNSSTSQLKVLFNAFKRLGVPDKIRHDNGSDYASAHYQGFLKANKIESVACTPYEGRQKGKIERFFGVLHSKLEWLPGYIGNDVSKRQKIEAQNASKKDTLSGKATRINEDELLFEDELQYIIEHTLAQQYNNYTAHAPLIPSADELAKIYSTLGKSHTRTVRAFGVEINNQTYTSAQIWEKCAIGDSVVVVENPDDPAQVSLYTPNKEFIGVANSTHLGAECMDLEEFRKTKSHYLKTQVNPFLKSITDARIKASAHRKKKVGEILAQRVEQKKPLQEAMSKQEKIKQTLEQIRKAAGYE
- a CDS encoding AAA family ATPase, translating into MHLGKELEAFISEFGLSQAQVARSINKSPALISSYIKGTYKAKDVSQLEKSLQDFMLSYRTNATQRHEIAQFGIKPLENFKNAHFIIDQAVVCQESCLLYGQAGSGKSESLKAYAQKTPQSVLLEVVPEVSNKDFLKGLCELLGASPAKSVAQTILNLSKRLGERESILLVDEAEHLKTSSLEALRRLQDFTNTPMVLCGTPQLLKNLKGKNGELLQLYSRISLKYEFGAPSKADFNLLFGDLGAPLQAITNNLRRACKIYKMATRFAQINGGDLDQSIQVVASMSILD